CGTCCATCCGCCGTCCACAACAAGGTTGGCACCCGTCATGTAGGCCGACGCATCGCTTGCCAGAAAAACCACAGCGCCGTGATAGTCGGTTGGCGCTGCCATCCGGCCCAGCATGGTTTTGCGGCTGTAATTGTTGATAAAAAAATCGTCCTGATTGTTTTCCACTCCGCCGGGTGACAACGTGTTGACACGAACTCCACGATTTCCCCAGTACGCAGCCAGAAATTTCGTGAAAGCGATAATGCCCCCTTTTGTCGTCGAATAGGCAGGCGGTTTAAAAAAGGGTTGTGATCCATCCGGACGGATGTAAATGGACTGATCGGGTCCGTTCATTCCATAGGTTGAGGCAATGTTGATGATGCTGCCTTTCCCGGCTTCGGCCATAACGGTTCCAAGAACCTGACAGCACAGGAAAGTGCCGAGAATGTTTACCTGAAGCGATTTTTCAAACAACTCCACCGGGTAATTTTCGAACCGGGACAGGTCGGCGGTTGCTTTCGGATTTTCGAATTGATCATTGATGGCTGCGTTATTCACAAGAATATCGATCCGGCCGGTTTCCTTCAGAATGGTATCGCGCAGATTGGTAACCGATTGCTTGCTGGTGATATCGGCGGCAAGTCCAAGGGCATTTCCGGGAAGCTGTGAAGCGAATGACCGGCAACCGTCGGCATTCAGATCGGTGACGACCACCCGTGCACCGGCCGAGGCCAGTGCAAGCGCATGTTGTTTTCCCAGAAGACCCAAAGAACCGGTGACAACGGCAACCCGGCCGGTCAGATCAAACAGTGGTTCCATCAGGATTTTGGCTTCATGTTAAAGTTGCTGGTTTTTCTGAACACGGGACCGACCGGTTTTCCTTTCAGATAACCGGCCACGTTTTTCTCATCAACGGCTTTCTTCAAGATGGCAAGCACCTCGGTAAAGGCAGACAGGGTATAGTCCACATCGGCATCGGTGTGACTGAAGCTCATGTTGTGGAATCCGCCCCAGAGTATGCCTCGTTTAATCAGTTCCTGCTGAACCAGCGATTTCATTTCGAGCGGATTTCCTGCCGTTGCATCGAAGGAGACGATGGTTCGCACATCGAAACCCGAGCACCGGGTATAAGGCATGTTCAAATCGGCTGCAAGCTGGTTGTATCCTTCCCGGATCCGTTTGCCACGGGAGGCAAGCACCTGAGGGACCTGATGGTCCCGGATAAACTGAATGGTGGCCTTTGCCGCAGCCAGTGACAAAGCTTCACCTCCGAACGTGGTGAAGAAGAAAATATCTTCATGAAGCAAGTCCATCAGATCGGCACGGCCGGTCAGCATCGAAATGGGCATTCCGTTGGCGACGGCCTTGGAAAAACACGCCAGATCGGCCCGTACTCCAAAGTACTCCTGGGCCCCGCCGGGTGCCAGACGGAAACCGGTCCACATTTCATCGAAAATGAGTACAATGCCATGTTCGTTACACAAATCGCGCAGCTGATGCAGGAAGTTGTTCTTTGGTGCTTCAAAAACCACAGGTTCCAGAATGATGGCTGCAATGTCTCCATCGAGTGAATCGATTACCGACTGGATGTCGTTGTAATTGAAAGTGAAGCTCATGTCACGGGTTGATTCCGGTATGCCCTTGTTCCGGTCGGTGACGGCAATGTACCAGTCATGCCAGCCATGATATCCGCAGCACAGCACCTTGTTTTTCCC
The nucleotide sequence above comes from Bacteroidota bacterium. Encoded proteins:
- a CDS encoding aminotransferase class III-fold pyridoxal phosphate-dependent enzyme encodes the protein MSNSVKFNPAYPVITESNRWFDRAKGLIPAYTQTLAKGPQQYVEGVAPKYLKRGKGARVWDADGNEYLDYQMGIGPLSLGYAFDPIDEAIKAQLADGITFSQMHPLEVEVAELIRDTVPGAERIRFSKTGCDVTTAAIRVARAFTGKNKVLCCGYHGWHDWYIAVTDRNKGIPESTRDMSFTFNYNDIQSVIDSLDGDIAAIILEPVVFEAPKNNFLHQLRDLCNEHGIVLIFDEMWTGFRLAPGGAQEYFGVRADLACFSKAVANGMPISMLTGRADLMDLLHEDIFFFTTFGGEALSLAAAKATIQFIRDHQVPQVLASRGKRIREGYNQLAADLNMPYTRCSGFDVRTIVSFDATAGNPLEMKSLVQQELIKRGILWGGFHNMSFSHTDADVDYTLSAFTEVLAILKKAVDEKNVAGYLKGKPVGPVFRKTSNFNMKPKS
- a CDS encoding SDR family oxidoreductase — encoded protein: MEPLFDLTGRVAVVTGSLGLLGKQHALALASAGARVVVTDLNADGCRSFASQLPGNALGLAADITSKQSVTNLRDTILKETGRIDILVNNAAINDQFENPKATADLSRFENYPVELFEKSLQVNILGTFLCCQVLGTVMAEAGKGSIINIASTYGMNGPDQSIYIRPDGSQPFFKPPAYSTTKGGIIAFTKFLAAYWGNRGVRVNTLSPGGVENNQDDFFINNYSRKTMLGRMAAPTDYHGAVVFLASDASAYMTGANLVVDGGWTAW